A genomic window from Algoriphagus sp. Y33 includes:
- a CDS encoding HEPN domain-containing protein — protein MQVKISRTDQDRAEHFRNFLQLLVEKFQPTRIISFGAQTLKNEITGCFANKQVIHQHHCLLVCTESSARIEYEVQDFANTHYHNGQVTILCHGEAAVQEGIESNNRFFSTVLAHGKPLYTRDGFFDLEFKPSLDPAKTLEKAEKHFFHRTALARGFLESAHASLQKEQYNVATFLMHQAVEQSSILLIRVHIDYRSEFHNLHRLLGLTRCFSDTPHELMIGDRPEDKKLFSLLTSSYGQARYAPNFQVSQNDAEKLYKKASALFELTKTMCANKMEAMATEVPDFNSQTAND, from the coding sequence CCAACCTACCCGGATCATCTCTTTTGGAGCCCAAACGCTCAAAAATGAGATCACAGGATGCTTCGCCAACAAGCAAGTTATTCACCAACACCATTGTCTGCTGGTCTGCACCGAATCCTCAGCCCGCATCGAGTATGAGGTACAGGACTTTGCCAATACCCACTACCACAACGGTCAGGTCACCATCCTATGTCATGGAGAAGCTGCCGTCCAAGAAGGAATCGAATCCAACAACCGCTTCTTCTCCACAGTATTGGCGCATGGTAAGCCGCTCTATACCAGAGACGGTTTCTTTGATCTCGAATTCAAACCCTCCCTTGACCCTGCCAAAACTCTTGAGAAAGCGGAAAAGCATTTCTTTCACAGGACTGCTTTGGCCAGAGGATTTTTGGAGTCAGCACATGCCAGTCTTCAAAAGGAACAGTATAACGTCGCAACATTCCTCATGCATCAGGCAGTAGAGCAGTCCAGCATTCTTCTGATCCGAGTTCATATCGACTACCGCTCCGAATTTCACAACCTCCACCGACTTTTGGGACTGACCCGTTGTTTTTCTGATACTCCTCACGAGCTGATGATCGGAGATCGACCTGAGGACAAAAAGCTGTTCAGCCTTCTCACAAGCAGCTATGGACAGGCTCGCTATGCCCCCAACTTTCAGGTTTCCCAAAATGACGCCGAAAAACTCTACAAAAAAGCCTCCGCTCTTTTTGAGTTGACCAAGACCATGTGTGCCAACAAGATGGAAGCTATGGCCACTGAGGTCCCCGATTTCAATTCCCAAACCGCAAACGACTGA